cctcctactttagcctcttgagtagctgggactgcaggcatgcaggcatgcactaccatgtctggcattggcacattttcttttatagtagACTTTCAtggaacagttttagatttacataaaattgaaaagataatACAGAAATGTCCCATAAATCTCACAGCCAGTTTCCCCTAACATTAGTTATGGTACGtttctattacattattttacatatcattatatattatgtattgatacatatacatatcattaatgtatatcatattatatatatattatacatatcaTTATATTATGATTCATTTGTTACATTTAAGAACCAATATTGATAGAtaattaactaaagtccatagtaGATTCAGATTTTTCGTTTTACCTTTTTTCATTCTAGAATCTCATCCAGGACACCACATTACATTTACTTGTCATGTCTTCTTTGACTCCTTTTGGTTGTGACAGTTTCTtaggcttttcttgtttttgatgaccctGGCAGTCTTCAGGAATAATGATCAAGTATTTTGTAGGATGACCCTGTATTAGAATTTATCTGATTGTTTTCCTCATGATTACTCTTTGGTTATGAGTTTTGGGGAGCAAGGCTATAGAGTTAATGTACCATCTTTATTGCATCCTGTCAATGGCATACACTGCCAATATGATTTACCATTGTTCATATTGACCTTGATTACCTAGCTGAGATAGTTTATCAAGTTTCCCCAGAGTAAAGTTACTctgcttccctccccttcccctcaacTTTCCATTCTTCACTCTTTGGGGAGGAAGTCACTATGTATAGCCTACACTAAAGGAGTAGGAATTTATGTTCCCTTTTTTGTGGGCACAGTAGCTACATAAGTTATTTAGAATTCCCATGGGCAGTTAGATTTGTCTTTTcccaatttatttattgattcaatcatttatttatgtcactATGGACTCACagatattttatactttggattATAATCCGGTActactttattttcttgctcagATTATTCCAGATTTGGTCACTGGGAGATCTTTCTGCTGGTTTCTATATTCCTTTGACAGCCCCatcaatgtttgtttgtttgtttgtttttaggactttcttattttctggcaCTGTAAGATGCTGCAGTCTCAGCTTGTTGATTTCCCTCTCTAGTAGCAGAATTAGCCATTTCTCCCAAGAgccctgtttttttgttgttggagaATGACACAGAAATCAAGATCTGGGTGCTAAGTGGGCTCCTTGCTACTGGAGCATCATTGCTTCTAGGCCCTCTGAGCTGACCAGAAaggaaatatatgtgtgcatactaACTGTAATGTAGACACTGATTGGGAAATACTTCTGTATCTATATTTAAGTGAATATGAGTTCATGCTGATGTCTCCAACTGATCCATTACCACGTGGATCATCCCTCCTTTGCTTAAATGTAAATTCCCAAtccaacagtgagaaacctggctcccACCATCTGCCATCAATTTGTTTAATTTCAGTATACATGTAAGGCAACAGCAGAATTGTTAATATCAGAATTGTACCCTGTTaaggctcagaaaatgataccccaGCGTATGGTCCTTTGGCATGCTGAGAACTTTGAatgaaaggaaatggaaagaactTAGAAGCTGCTCGAGAATCCAGGCCTGCCTGGCTTTCCCTTGTTCCTTACCCTACTCCCATAAGTGCAGGGAGGGGCTCTCCTCAAGTTCCCTTCTCTGACTGAGGGAAGATCTTCCAAAAGGAATACAATTGTTTTGAGCCTCCTCCCTCAGAATTTCATCAAATAACCAGGAAAGATTTATCAGCAGCAATGAACAACTCCTAGACAAATTTTATTACCTGAGAGACTTTATTTACATAAGACAATATTTGTTCACCATGCAgttcctcccctttccctcccataACTTGTCATCACTTCCCTTCAAGCCCCTATTCGTTTTATGCTATACAGCCTTCAACCATCTGCCCCTCCTTTGAGTCTCATATTCTACGAGACTTTCATGTGCATGGATGTAATTTAAATGGTCTTTCTCTTCTTAATTTGTTTATTGTCAGTTCATTTCAGCAGACTTAGTTATCAAGCCTCCAGAGGGAATGTTTAAACTTCCCTACCACCCCCATGGGAAGCAACTTGTATCAACTAGGAACTGCTTATATGCAGTTTCTTTTGCCTTTAGTCTTACAAACTCCGGtaatttccaaagttatttaGATCAGTACCTTTCTCCCCTACTCTCGAGTTTGTTTCCTACATTTGTAATATAGTTATGTTCTCTTGTCACAGTCTGCATTCCTATGTTTCCCTGACTACCTAAATGATTAAAATTGATTACATAAAATTTTGTCCCTTTGTGCAGTAAAgttctgttttcaaaaatacataatgtCGTGTAtacaccattacagtatcatacagaattgCTTCATTGCCCTAAAAATCTCCTGTGCTTCACTTCCTCCCCTCaaactctggcaaccactgatattTCTATTCTCtatcattttgtcttttccagagtGTCATATAGTTGGACTCACATAGTATGCAGTCCCTTTGGAATGGCTTCCCTCACTTAGCAGTATGCATTTAAGGTGCATACAGGactttttgtggcttgatagttcatttctttatcgttgaataatattccatcatatggatGTACCaggttgtttatccattcacttattgAAGAAATGTGTGTTGCTTCAAATTTTAAGCAATTATAACACTTATGAACATATGTGTGGTCTTTTTATGAGTACAAGTTTTCAAGTCAGTTCAGTAAATAACTAGGAGTGAAACCGTTCCAACTCTcccatagaaatatttaaaagtttctgaATAAGTACGAAAATTGACCCTTCAGGTCTTAAAACTTGAAATTTACATTTGTCtcatctgagttccttcctcaggaaacagATCCTCAGGCAAAggactgaaactcaccagatcaccaTATCCAAACAATATGCCAGACCCCCTCATTCATAATTGCTTCTTTACCCCTCCTTAATTCCTTCCCTCATTATATATGAGCCTTCCTAATTGTGGTTGGTCAGGGAGACGAATTTGAGACTTTATCTCCCATTCTCCTTGGCTGCAGCACATAATTAAATACGTCTTCCCTGGAAACATTCACCGTCTCAGTGATTGACATTCTGTGTGGTGAGCAGCAGGACTGAACCCCTGTCATTTCGGTAACAGAAGCATGATTGCTGGATCAATTCTAAGGCTATGCCTCGCTCTTTAAGAgcccaccaaactgtcttccaaagaggCTGTACCATGTCACATGTCAACGAGCAATGgagagttcctgtttctccatatccttaccgtcttttggcatttttagtgtTTTCGTTTACTACCATCCTAATGGATGCTAAAGGATAACTTATTGTTTTAAATTGCAATTCCCTGATGacaatgatgttgagcacattttcatattcACGTTGATTTTTGGTGAGATTTaaattcagatcttttgcccatgtttAAATTGGGTcatttgtcttcttctttttaaggttttttgttttgagatggagtctcgttccgttgcctggactggagtgcagcagcgtgatcttggctcactgtaacctctgcctcccaggttcaagtgattctcctgcctcagcttcatgagtagctggtattacaggtgtgtgctactatggagtttattagtagagacagggttttgccatattggccaggctggtcttcaactcctgacctcaggtactctgtctgccttggcctcccaaagtgctggaaatacagacatgagccactgtgcccagccccgaGTTTTAAGTTCTTACCTGCCTAATTGtcctggctagaacctccagtactatgctgaatagaagtggtgagctTGGAGATCATTTTCTTGTTCCGTTATCTTAGGATAagagctttcagtctttcatcattatgtatgatgttagttgtgggtTTTCATAGATATCCTTTCTCAGGATGAAGTTCCTGTTTATTTCTTGTCTGTTCACtgctttttatcatgaaaggcTATTGGAtttagtcaaatgctttttctgtctaTGGAAGTGATTGGGTACTTACTTTTTGTGAATTATCCTATTAGAATACTGCATTTACTGATTTTCGTATGTTAAGCCAACCTTGttttcctgggataaatcctacttggccATAGTATAtgaaattctttttatatgttgctggatttcatttgctagtacttttttttttgctctctatatTAAAAAGGGATATTGGTATTAGTTTTCTTTCCTagtaatgtctttgtctggttatGGTATccatgtcttcctttttttttgagacagcgtttcactttgtcacccaggctggatggagtgcagtggcacaatctcggctcactgcaatctctgccacccgggttcaagtgattctcctgcctcagcctcccagtagctgggattacaggtgcctgccatcacacccagctaatttttgtattttcagtagagatggggtttcaccatcttgatgaggctagtcttgaactcctgaccttgtgatccacctgctttggcctcccaaagtactaggattacaggcatgagccactgcacccaatcgGTATCCATGTCTTCTTTaactcctgtgtgtgtgtatatgtgtaaccCTATGCACTCTAAAATGCAGGGCTCAGGGCAGGAACCTCTCTTGCTCAGCTCTAAGCCTTCTGGTCACTTCTTTGtgactttttctcctttaagTCTGCCATTGAAGGACACTATATCTtaatgtctatatatatatatatatatatacacctgaATAGAAGGGAGAACTTTAGGTCACATGCTACAGACAGTTCTCAAGactaataatttacatttattgaatactttctATGTACTGAAGCATTGTTCTAACCCCTTTGTATGTGTTAACTCAATCTTCCCAACTAAGGAAACTTTGACttggagaggttaagtgatttgttcAATGGTGACACAACGGAGAGTTAACCACATTTTAATTAGTACAAAATTTTCCATTTGGCTAAGAACAAAATCTAACAGCCACTGATATTTCGTGAATAgtaatttgaaaattaagaaaaaaatgtttaaagaaaaacttggTTTTTCAAGTGTGATCTTTCTTATTCTTGGGCCAAAAAGTTTTgcaaggtatttatttatttatttttaaaatattttattagagtcAGTGTCTTATtaagttgcccagactggttctAAACTAttggactcaaatgatctgcctgctttggcctcccaaagtgctgggattacagttgtaagccaccataccaggccacATTTCTATATTCTTAATGAAGTCCATGGATCTACTtcaaatgcaattttaatttatgttttaattctatGAAGATACTGGGTTGGTGCAAAACTAACTGCAGTTTTGgaccatgaattttaaatcattataactaggctcaaacacatttttattaatcaaaataggaaccattacaatcaacacatttttgccaacgAGAAATAAGTTGGTTTATTCCTGTAGTGTAAAAATCCCTGCTTCGGGATTCGAtgaactcttggaaagcattttctgcatcctgctggttgTGGAAGCGTTTTCCCTGTAAAAAGTTGTTGAGATGCTTGAAGATGTGGTAGTTGGTTGGCAAGAGGTCAGGTGAATATGGCGGATGAGGCAAAACTTCATAGCCCAACTCATTCAACTTTTGAAGTGTGGGTTGTACGACATGCGGTCGGGCATTGTCATGGAGAAGAATTGggccctttctgttgaccaatgCCAGTGGCAGGCGTTGCAGTTTTTGGTGCATCTCATCAATTTCCTGAGCATACTTCTCAGATGTAATGGTTTCAccaggattcagaaagctgtagtggaTCAGACCGGCAGCAGACCACCAAATAGTGACCATGACCTTTTTTTGGTGCAAGAttggctttgggaagtgcttCGGAGCTGCTTCTTGATCCAGCCACTGAGCTGAACGTCGCCGATTATcatataaaatccacttttcatCACACGTCACAATCCGATCGAGAAATGGTTCATTGTTGTTGCGCAGAATAAGAGACGATGACACTTCAAAACGACGATTTTTTTGATTTTCAGtcagctcatgaggcacccacttatctagctttttcacctttccaatttgcttcaaatgccgAACAACTGTAGAATGGTTGACGTTGAGTTCTTCAGCAACTTCTCTTGTAgttgtaagaggatcagcttCGATGATTGCTCTCAGGTGGTCGTTGTCAACTTCCGATGGCCGGCCACTACgctcctcatcttcaaggctctcatctcctttgcaaaacttcttgaaccaccactgcactgtacgttcattagcagttcctgggccaaatgcGTTGTTGATGTTGCGAGTTGTCTCTGCTGCTTTACGACCCATTTTGAACTCGAATAAGAAAATTGCTcgaatttgctttttgtctaaccTCATTTtcatagtctaaaataaacataaacagcAAGTAAGAATTAGCCAAAAAACACAAAGCAAGAAATGCccattaaaatgatatattacctgaccacatttatttaagaaagtaTTCCAATATTAAATACCGAATTCCAACAATGCAAAAactacaactatttttttttttcttgagacacagtttcactctgtcaccctggctggagtacagtggtgcaatcttggctcactgcaacctctgcctcttgggcttcAGCGATTctcgtgccccagcctcccaagtagctgggactataggcatgcgccaccacatctagctaatttttatatttttagtagagatgaggtttccccatgttggccaggttggcctcaaactcctgatctcaagtgatctgcctgcctcagcctcccaaagtgctgggattacaggttgtgagccactgtacctggccccatcttttaaaattagaatcttataatttataaaaatgttgcCATTTTATCATGGAATAATAGTCAAGtggatgaaaatttttaaatgttttctcttaaCAGAAGTGCCAGCATTCTCAAGAATACGCAATGAAGCAAACAAATGCAGTTAACTTGCTGCTGAGATTAGAAAAGACTTGGAATAAAGACTCTTTGACTCTTACCTTGGGAATGTGGTTTCTAGGACTAGGTGCTAAATAAGAATAAACTAGTGCCTGAGGACAAAAAATTTCCATGGGTCCATATTCACTCAGTTGTCTGTCTGGCAGAGGCACTGAGTTGGAGGAGGCTGTTTGTGTACTTGTCTCTAGAGTATACATTTTATGATTACTCTAGTACTGTTTGTTTGCAGGGAACCATTCCACATGTTATATGAACATGTAAATCCTAAGATACTTAAAAACAacccagctttattgagatataattcgcGTGCTGCAcatttcactcatttaaagtgtactATGTACTTATATTACAGAGGaatagtattatatataatatggatTCCTATAACGTTTAGAGTGCAGGGCCTCCTAGTGGTCGGGTTTAAATGTACtagagaagaaattaaattacttaataaTATCATAAGGCTCTAGTAATTATTTTAGCTTTCAAAATGTCTGATAAACCTCCATagtaactatatttttgtaacaTCCTTGCTTTAAGAAGGTAGTTAGAGATGGTTGCTGCTCTAGTAAGTTTAAATGGGATTATAAAACTCTCATCTTCTTCCGCGGTGTTGACAGggttatttttctggtttttatacATGAAGTAAGGCTGTCTGAAGTTTTGAAGCATAACTTCACAAGCTTTGGAATACAGCCaaatacataatgaaaaattTACAATGTGTCATTTTCATGGTTATATTTTTCACTACTGGTGGTAATTGTTAGGGTTTTAGCAGGTGATAGTTAATAATGCCTTTTTCTTGATCTATGCTTAGCAACAAGTAAATAGGATGCAGGAGTCAGCCAGACAGAAATCCAAATATCAGCGTTATTACTGTTAAAATTTGTTGGAAAGCAGGGTTTAGGTATGCAGCCACAAGGGTTTTCTTGGATCATTATGATTAGGTTTGATGTGAGTGGTAGAAAACTTACAGCAACAGTGGCTTATACAAGGGAGAGACTATTTTTCATCTGCAAGTACAAAGATGTCAGATCATGACTGGCAGGATGTTTTCTACAGCACCAGACACCTAGACTCCTTTCaaccttgttgattttctatgcGATAACTTCCTTTCCCAGAATCATCCTGGGGTTTAGGATGACTGCTCCAGTTCCAGTCATCATGTATACATTCCAGCcagcaggaagaaaaaggaggtgATGGGCAGGATATCTCCATTTAAGGACTTGTCAGTTTTGCTTATATCCCGTTAGCTAGAACAGTTATTTAGACAAATCTTACTAGGAAAGAGAGTATTCTGGGTAGTCATGTATGTACTCAGGTTAAATGGAGAATTCTAttacagaaagggagaaaggatacTGATGGACAACTTGTAGTCTCTGCCACATTCCTGACTTAAACTTACGTAACTAGGCAGAGGCAAAGGTAGCCAACCACTGTCTTCCCCAAGACGGAGGGGCAAGCTGCTTATCACTGAATAGACTCACCTCAAGGGTCAATCGCTTGCAGGAGGGGAACACAGAAGGGGCTGAGCCACACATGCTGGGTTCCTTGTCATTTCCACAACTGATGTTCGACTTTTCTAAGGGGCAGTACAGAGAACTGTCAAAAGGCAGGAAAGCAGTACATGATTTGGCACCACAGTAACAAGGTTTTCTTAGTTTCCCATTATCTAGCCTTTCTTTGTCTTCACTGCCTGTTAGATTAAGGTATCTTCCTGAATAATCATAAGAGAGTTCTTCTTCTGGCACAATGTCTTTCGCTGCAAAAAGTGCCAACTTAGGTACCATTGAATCAATTCGGACAGGAATCATCAACAGGTTTGGCTCACAAGAATGATTGAGGAATCTTCCAATATTTCCTATAAAAGTAGGGTCGACAAATGTTTCTATTATCTGCCCATTATAAACATGTTCCCTGATGGCTATAATGTAATTGGAGTCGGAATTTCTTTGTAAGTGAATTCTTCTCTGAACTTCAGAGAATCCTAAAACCTCACCAGCATATTCACAGACAAACCTTCCTTTTGGTATAAATTCCAAGGTACGAAGTCCCCAGCCTTTTTTATGCGTCTTGAATACTTGGAAGTGGAACTGCAGGCCTTTCTGGACCACTCTGTTTCTGCAGTGGTCACTGCATCGGCACAGGACATTGCATTCAAAAACAGGCTCGGCATACTTTCCTCCAGATCCTATATCTCTAAGGCATGAATTATCATCATAGTTCTCTCCATGGCGGAGACAGGAGCAAGTGCCAGGGAGGCAGGGAGTTTTGACACAAATGCATCCAGGAAAGGTTATTTGAGTGGGGTCAATGTCTGCTCCAGGTCCAACTACATGATCGGGAGTGTACTGTAAAAAATATACACACTGTAAGTCAGTACGACATATCATATATTTCCTATATATTCCAAGTAGCTTTTGACTGGGACCCATTCTAattctaatatatataaaaacaggacaaaactgacaaaacacAACGTACTAAGGTATTG
The genomic region above belongs to Saimiri boliviensis isolate mSaiBol1 chromosome 8, mSaiBol1.pri, whole genome shotgun sequence and contains:
- the LOC101030617 gene encoding histone-lysine N-methyltransferase SETMAR isoform X1; the protein is MFSEAAKKTRPCGMAEFEEKPEAPMEQLDVACGLENLPVGAWPPGTAPAPFQYTPDHVVGPGADIDPTQITFPGCICVKTPCLPGTCSCLRHGENYDDNSCLRDIGSGGKYAEPVFECNVLCRCSDHCRNRVVQKGLQFHFQVFKTHKKGWGLRTLEFIPKGRFVCEYAGEVLGFSEVQRRIHLQRNSDSNYIIAIREHVYNGQIIETFVDPTFIGNIGRFLNHSCEPNLLMIPVRIDSMVPKLALFAAKDIVPEEELSYDYSGRYLNLTGSEDKERLDNGKLRKPCYCGAKSCTAFLPFDSSLYCPLEKSNISCGNDKEPSMCGSAPSVFPSCKRLTLETMKMRLDKKQIRAIFLFEFKMGRKAAETTRNINNAFGPGTANERTVQWWFKKFCKGDESLEDEERSGRPSEVDNDHLRAIIEADPLTTTREVAEELNVNHSTVVRHLKQIGKVKKLDKWVPHELTENQKNRRFEVSSSLILRNNNEPFLDRIVTCDEKWILYDNRRRSAQWLDQEAAPKHFPKPILHQKKVMVTIWWSAAGLIHYSFLNPGETITSEKYAQEIDEMHQKLQRLPLALVNRKGPILLHDNARPHVVQPTLQKLNELGYEVLPHPPYSPDLLPTNYHIFKHLNNFLQGKRFHNQQDAENAFQEFIESRSRDFYTTGINQLISRWQKCVDCNGSYFD
- the LOC101030617 gene encoding histone-lysine N-methyltransferase SETMAR isoform X2 encodes the protein MSPAAWKTYRWARGPRGPRRRPSSSLYCPLEKSNISCGNDKEPSMCGSAPSVFPSCKRLTLETMKMRLDKKQIRAIFLFEFKMGRKAAETTRNINNAFGPGTANERTVQWWFKKFCKGDESLEDEERSGRPSEVDNDHLRAIIEADPLTTTREVAEELNVNHSTVVRHLKQIGKVKKLDKWVPHELTENQKNRRFEVSSSLILRNNNEPFLDRIVTCDEKWILYDNRRRSAQWLDQEAAPKHFPKPILHQKKVMVTIWWSAAGLIHYSFLNPGETITSEKYAQEIDEMHQKLQRLPLALVNRKGPILLHDNARPHVVQPTLQKLNELGYEVLPHPPYSPDLLPTNYHIFKHLNNFLQGKRFHNQQDAENAFQEFIESRSRDFYTTGINQLISRWQKCVDCNGSYFD
- the LOC101030617 gene encoding histone-lysine N-methyltransferase SETMAR isoform X3, with the protein product MFSEAAKKTRPCGMAEFEEKPEAPMEQLDVACGLENLPVGAWPPGTAPAPFQTMKMRLDKKQIRAIFLFEFKMGRKAAETTRNINNAFGPGTANERTVQWWFKKFCKGDESLEDEERSGRPSEVDNDHLRAIIEADPLTTTREVAEELNVNHSTVVRHLKQIGKVKKLDKWVPHELTENQKNRRFEVSSSLILRNNNEPFLDRIVTCDEKWILYDNRRRSAQWLDQEAAPKHFPKPILHQKKVMVTIWWSAAGLIHYSFLNPGETITSEKYAQEIDEMHQKLQRLPLALVNRKGPILLHDNARPHVVQPTLQKLNELGYEVLPHPPYSPDLLPTNYHIFKHLNNFLQGKRFHNQQDAENAFQEFIESRSRDFYTTGINQLISRWQKCVDCNGSYFD